GGTCGACGTATCGCCGATGGATGCCTGCGCACCGCCGCCGGCGCCCTCGATCGCGGGAACGAGCTTGCCTTTGAGTTCGAGCAGCAGTCGTTCCGCGGTCTTGGCGCCAATGCCCGGAACGCGAGTGAGCGCTCCCGCCTGCTGCAGCGCCACCGCCTGCGCGAGTTCCTCGACACTCAGGCCCGAGAGCAGCGCGAGCGCGGTGCGCGCCCCGACGCCGGAGATGCGGATGAGGGCGCGGAACGCGTGGCGCTCCGCCGCCGTCGCGAATCCGTAGAGCTGGTGGGCGTCTTCGCGCACCAGCAGGTGCGTGAGTAGGGTGACGCGCTCGCCGACGGCAGGGAGGTTGTAGACCGTGCTCATCGGCGCGTCGAGTTCATACCCGACGCCCCCGACATCGAGCAGCAGCGACGGCGGATGTTTTTCGAGGAGCGTTCCGGCAAGGCGTCCGATCATCGTTCAGTTCTCCACGGTGTAGCCCCGCCAGGCCGCTGCGGCACGGCGGCGCGAACTGGCCCGGCGCGTCGTCCCGGCACCCAGCGCCACCAGTTGCGCTCCGGCGGTCCCGCGCAGTCGGGCCGACGCGTGGGCATGGCAGATGGCGCACGCCAGGGCATCGGCGGCATCGGTCGCCGGCGCGCGGTCGAGTCCGAGCAGGCGTTGCACCATCTTCTGCACCTGCGTCTTGTCCGCGTGGCCATATCCGACCATCGCCTGCTTGATCTGCAGCGCGGTGTATTCGTGTACCGGCACGTTCCGTCCCACTGCGGCGCAGATCGCGGCGCCGCGCGCCTGGCCCAGCAGCAAGGTCGATTGCGGATTGACGTTGACGAAGACCTTTTCGATCGCCGCTTCGTCGGGCGCATTGCGCTCGATCACCGCGCCGAGTTCGCGCAGGATCGCCTGCAGACGCAGCGGCAGCTCCCCGGCGGCGATCCGCAACACCCCCGAATCCAGATGCCGCAGCGTCGCACCGCTGGCTTCGATGATGCCGAAGCCGGTCCGGTTGAGTCCCGGATCGATTCCCAGGATGCGCCGCGTGGGTCTTGTCACGTCAATGGCGGAAATGCCGCATCCCGGTGAATACCATGGCAATGCCGCGCTCGTCGGCCGCGGCGATCACCTCCGCATCGCGGACGCTGCCGCCCGGCTGGATCACGCAGGTCGCGCCGGCATCGACGAGGGCGTCGAGGCTGTCCCGGAACGGGAAGAAGGCGTCCGACGCCACGCAGGATCCGGCCAGCGAGAGGCCGGCGTCCTTGGCCTTGAGCGCGGCGATGCGGGTGGAGTCGACCCGGCTCATCTGGCCCGCGCCGATGCCCAGCGTCGCGCCGCCCTTTGCGTACACGATGGCGTTCGACTTGACGTACCGCACCACCTTCCAGGCGA
This genomic window from Burkholderiales bacterium GJ-E10 contains:
- a CDS encoding Holliday junction DNA helicase RuvA, with translation MIGRLAGTLLEKHPPSLLLDVGGVGYELDAPMSTVYNLPAVGERVTLLTHLLVREDAHQLYGFATAAERHAFRALIRISGVGARTALALLSGLSVEELAQAVALQQAGALTRVPGIGAKTAERLLLELKGKLVPAIEGAGGGAQASIGDTSTDILRALLALGYSEREGAAAMRSIPAGTGVSEGIRMALQAIAKR
- a CDS encoding Holliday junction resolvase; translated protein: MTRPTRRILGIDPGLNRTGFGIIEASGATLRHLDSGVLRIAAGELPLRLQAILRELGAVIERNAPDEAAIEKVFVNVNPQSTLLLGQARGAAICAAVGRNVPVHEYTALQIKQAMVGYGHADKTQVQKMVQRLLGLDRAPATDAADALACAICHAHASARLRGTAGAQLVALGAGTTRRASSRRRAAAAWRGYTVEN